Below is a window of Gossypium hirsutum isolate 1008001.06 chromosome A12, Gossypium_hirsutum_v2.1, whole genome shotgun sequence DNA.
ATTAATTCATTCGTGAGTGGGATTGCCATACTTGTATTATTTAAGCTTGAATTAGTTATTAAGAAAATGACATTTTCCATGCGCATGATGCTGCTTGTATGAACAATTATTAACTAATTTCAGCAGCTTAGAAAGATAAAACAAGTGAATGAAAGAACCAATTATAACTTCCTTTTAAGGGTGGGAATGTTCAAAGATCAAAACCGAACCTGATGCCACCGGAAGTCTTTTGTCCAAAGACAACAAGCTAAGTTATTGAAATCagataacaaaaaaagaaaatgacagTGGGTGTTCAAGAATAGGGTGAGACACCAAGAAGGGGCTCCATCCCAGCCAATTGATGGTGCAGGAATCTATAAACTGCCTCAGTTGTTGTAGAAGCTACACGAACAACCACACCCATTCCCTGCAAAACATTTATTCACAAGATTTAACATTTTGAGTGATAAACATCTCACGGAACTACACCAACACCAACATCAAAGCCAAACCGATCTTTACTGCTTGTATCGCAACACTATTCCTACCATCAAATTTGTTTATGCACAATTAAGATCGTTTGAAGCTACAGGGTAAACAATCTGACAAATACTAAGACGAGATTGAAGAAATATTTTTTCAACTACTTGAATATGAAGATGCAGTCAGAACAGACCAGTGACCGGGAAAAGATGACCAGTACTAATATTTGATAGATGGAGAGAAAGATGAGGGAAATGAAGATCGGAGATTATAAATCAAGCAAACATGAATTCAATACAATAACAGAGCTGATTTTGTGTCAGCTACATCTGATGAAAATACCTTAGGACCAAAGGCACTGCAGGAAGCAATAAATGCTGGCCTGACCAAACAATTATCCGAATTTGTTTTAGCACAGCACCCCAACCTAGTGGAAGGAATCTGTAATTGCTGAGACATTAACCTCTTCACATTTTCTTGAACTTGGTCCTGAACATGCTTCAACTTTGGGCTACAAATAAATTTCTGATTCAGCATAAATGAATTCAATACATGTACAATGGTAAAATAATGGAAAACTTAAGTATTTACCCATAGATTAAGACCATTGCGATGACTTGGTACTCGTGCATGCTTTCTGCTATATCCACCGGGCTAGATTGTTCTAGCAAGACCTATGATTTCATAAAAGAACAATGCGAAAAGGaggaagcaaataaaagaaaaaaagagagattaACACATTACGAGAACATCAGAGGCCACCATTTCTTTAATGCATCATGATCATAAACAGATTAGCATTACAACTAGAGGTGATAATGAGAATATTACGGTGTCAAGAAAGACAGGTTGATTGCCTTCGGCAAATATGCAGTTGCTGCTCCGATAAAGTTCAAAATCCCATTTCTCCCCACTCTCATGATGGCCGCTTGTAAACCAATCTACAATGATCAAACTTGAGTCGGACACCACTCTGAAGACCTGTTTCTGAGAATATCTTGCTGTGGAAAAACATGTTACTGGATCCGGAATGACTACAAATAGAGCACCACTACCAATTCTTGCCTACTGCATAGCAAAGCAAAACTTAGCCATTTCCACCGCAACCATTTATCTAAACACAGTCAAAATGTAGAACCTTTTTTTATAAAAGGTCTCACCCAAGATAAGATGTTAGCGTAAATTAGTGGTTATGCATCAGTCTGCATTAGCATGTGGGTCATAACTAAGGAAGGATAGTTACCTCCAAGACTTGTTCAGAACACTTGGATCCCAAAGATTTGTAGACCTAATACCACAACACAGGTGGAACCATGTTAAGAAACCAATGCGGTAAAAACCCAATTTGTAGTGCACCAATATGTGATCTCATCAGATAAAGATCAGACCTTTGTAGAGGATTGGGTAGTAAGAACAGCAGTGCAGCCATCTCCAATTGTAAATTCAACTGAAATAGAATCCCCCTGACAAAGACAACGATACACAAATTCACAACCCCCCGAAAACACAAAGAAATGATAGAAAGATTGATGTCTGAGTTACGAGAGAATACGGAGACAATGCCACCGCCATAGGTGAGGCTGTAAATCCAGACAGCATCGGTAATGGAAGAACCAACCTGAGGAATCAACCAATCATCAGCTTCAGTTGAAGAGAATAAACAAAAAGACTTGTTAGTTATCTGTTGTAATATAAGAAGAGAGAAAACCTTTCTTGGGATAATGAATTTAAGTGGATACTTTGAGAAGCTTCTTATCACTGTTGACTTTCCTCTCACCTTCTCCACTACAACCTTTCCCTTCTCCATTTCCATTTTCTACTTCCATATTTCCCAACCCCATAACAAAGGAACACTCTATTACAAATACTCATTGGGCTTTGTTAGAGGGCAGGCTGCTTTGTGTGGAACACTCTAACCCAAGTTCTATGgagggttttaaagttaaaagcCCAAACTCAAAAAAGCTCTGTCAAGTGCTCGGTACAAAAGATCCTTGCTTTAGATTTACGTCTACTTGAGGTATTCATCTGCAGATGGTTTTGACTAATTTTATCACTCTTGAGAAGTGGGTGCTAGTTCAATTTGGAAATTGTGTTGTGGAAAACTGAATTAAAGTAAACCTATAGTGATTTCTCTTCGACTGAAAGAATCATTTGATTTGATGAACGGATGCAGGACCAAGAATATGCAGTTGGCCGTGTTGGTTTTTTCTTATGCCAGTGATCCATTGAGGACAATCTATATTAAGATctcttatttctattattttggcaAGCTCAGAAGAGCAAAAAATATGCACTGCAAAAATGCAGGGTTCATCgtctaaaatttaaatacaaacaCAAACGTTTCTTATTTGTGAAGATTACAGCCATACAAATTGCACGACATTGCGGCAGCATTCGCTTGCATCCTCCCGCAACTACTCTTCCCCTTAGAGCACAAGTTGAACCCATGAAGGCAAAAATGAAATTGCATCAATGCCTAAAGTGTCTCACTTTTGTGAAAAGCAATGAAACTCCATACTTGTTACAACAGTCCACAGCATCCCCATCTCTAATGCTCCCACCAGGCTCTGCAATCACTCCAATACCACTTTCACAAGCTTCTTCCACTGCATCTTTCCAAGCTATTAATAGAAAAACACATCTTTGTTAGGTAACAGGTCATATAAACAAAAGAATCATTACTAGATTGAATGCCTGCATACAGGTCCATTACTTGAGACGTTTTCAGTATTTATTTGCATGTCTGTGTGCCTATGAAATTGGATCTTAAAAACAATAAGGAGCACAAAACTTTTCAAGGTAGTAATTACCAAATGGAAAGAATGCATCACTAGCCAAAGCAGCTCCCTTGACCTCATCTCCTGCTTTCCTCAAAGCTATTCTCAAGCTCTCCAGACGGTTTGGCTGCCCACTTCCCATACCCAACATACGGTTGTCCTGATGAGCGAATGTCAAAGGGTCATCAAATCTCATCATACTAAGCTTTTCTTTTCATGGCTGTTTTATCCAAACATTTTTTTTGGAAGAGGAAGGGTACATATTTATCATAAGGATCTCCAGGCCAACAAGATTACTAAGCACCATTTTAATCAGTACTGAATTTCCTAACAAAATGAAAGTTCAAACCTTTGCTATTACAATAGCATTGCTTTTGACATGCTTGACACACAGCCATGCAA
It encodes the following:
- the LOC107927708 gene encoding urease accessory protein D isoform X3 codes for the protein MLSGFTASPMAVALSPYSLGDSISVEFTIGDGCTAVLTTQSSTKVYKSLGSKCSEQVLEARIGSGALFVVIPDPVTCFSTARYSQKQVFRVVSDSSLIIVDWFTSGHHESGEKWDFELYRSSNCIFAEGNQPVFLDTVLLEQSSPVDIAESMHEYQVIAMVLIYGPKLKHVQDQVQENVKRLMSQQLQIPSTRLGCCAKTNSDNCLVRPAFIASCSAFGPKGMGVVVRVASTTTEAVYRFLHHQLAGMEPLLGVSPYS
- the LOC107927708 gene encoding urease accessory protein D isoform X2, giving the protein MEMEKGKVVVEKVRGKSTVIRSFSKYPLKFIIPRKVGSSITDAVWIYSLTYGGGIVSGDSISVEFTIGDGCTAVLTTQSSTKVYKSLGSKCSEQVLEKQVFRVVSDSSLIIVDWFTSGHHESGEKWDFELYRSSNCIFAEGNQPVFLDTVLLEQSSPVDIAESMHEYQVIAMVLIYGPKLKHVQDQVQENVKRLMSQQLQIPSTRLGCCAKTNSDNCLVRPAFIASCSAFGPKGMGVVVRVASTTTEAVYRFLHHQLAGMEPLLGVSPYS
- the LOC107927708 gene encoding urease accessory protein D isoform X1, whose protein sequence is MEMEKGKVVVEKVRGKSTVIRSFSKYPLKFIIPRKVGSSITDAVWIYSLTYGGGIVSGDSISVEFTIGDGCTAVLTTQSSTKVYKSLGSKCSEQVLEARIGSGALFVVIPDPVTCFSTARYSQKQVFRVVSDSSLIIVDWFTSGHHESGEKWDFELYRSSNCIFAEGNQPVFLDTVLLEQSSPVDIAESMHEYQVIAMVLIYGPKLKHVQDQVQENVKRLMSQQLQIPSTRLGCCAKTNSDNCLVRPAFIASCSAFGPKGMGVVVRVASTTTEAVYRFLHHQLAGMEPLLGVSPYS